One Algoriphagus sp. Y33 genomic window, AGTATCTACACGGGAGTACGGATTGAGGTCGGCAGGAATACGTGCTGAAAATATTCAAGCGAAGCCCGGCTCCTTTATGTTTGATTATTTGGATGGTAAGCAGGAGATCAAAGGGCTGGAGCTGTTTATACCGGGGTTTCATAATGTGGAAAATGCATTGGCTGCGATTGCAATAGCATTGGATCATAAGATATCAGAGAAGAAGATCAGAAAAGGGATTAGCTCTTTTAAGGGAGTTAAGAGAAGATTTGAGATTCATGTGAACGAGGGTAGTCATGTCTTCATTGATGATTATGCGCATCATCCTGAAGAGATCAGAGCTTGTCTGAGTTCGGTGAGAGCGATGTTTCCGACAAAGAAGTTGACAGTGGTATTCCAACCTCATTTGTTTACTAGGACAAGGGATTTTGCCGAAGGCTTTTCAGAAAGTCTTTCACTTGCAGACTCGGTGATTTTGCTGGACATCTATCCGGCGAGAGAGCTTCCTATCGAGGGAATAACTTCAGAGATACTGCTTGGCGGGATTAATGCCGATCGGAAAGAGTTAGTGGCAAAAGAGGATTTGATGAGCCGTTTGGATCAGAGTTTTCCGGAGGTTTTGGTCACACTGGGTGCAGGGGATATAGATCGCTTGGTGCCTGTGATAGCTTCTTGGATGAAAGAAAGACTTAACCGATACGCACTATGAAAAAGGCAAACATAAAGAAAATACTCGCTTTTGTAGTGCTAACTGTTATAGTGGTAGGCTTTATAGGTTTTGTGGAGAAGCAGACCTTATATAAAACGTTTCAGGGTACGGAAATAGATATTGAGGGAGTGAGCGGAGTCTATTTCGTAGAGGATGCTGAAATCACTAAAATCCTCATTCAGGCATTTCCTGATTTGAAACCAGGTGTGATGCTGAGCGAAGTGCCGATGAAAGCAATTGAATCTAGGCTGCTTGGACATCCTTTTGTGAAGTCTGTGGAAGCAATGATCGGGCAGAAAGGTATTTTGAATTTGAAGATTAGCCAGCATCAGCCGATTGCAAGAATTGCACAGCCAATGGGGGCTGATGGATACATCACCACGGAAGGAAAAGTGATTCCTACTTCGACTTCATACACGAGTAGAGTATTGATTCTTGAAGGGGATTATGCGGAGATGCTTATGGACAAAGGTGATATAAATGCAGATATGCCAGAGTTGATGGATTTGATAGAATTCATCATTACAGATGAATTTTGGAATGCGCAGATAACCGAGATTGAAGTGAATTCCAAGGATAATATCCGTCTTTTTCAGCAAGTGGGAAGGCAGGTTATTGAGTTTGGGGATGCGCATGATATAGCAAATAAGTTTGACCGAATAGCGGTCTTTTATAAGGAAATACTACCCCGCAAGGGTTGGAATGCTTACGACAGGGTAAGTGTAAGGTTTAAGGATCAAATTGTCTGTGAATAATAGCTTGGATATGGAAAATAAAGAACTAATAGTAGGACTGGATATTGGGACAACCAAGATCTGCGTTATCGTGGGCCGCAAAAATGAGTATGGCAAACTCGAAGTCTTGGGTATGGGCAAGGCCGTTTCGGACGGGGTTGATCGTGGTGTGGTTACCAATATAGACAAGACCGTCCATGCAATAGAAAAGGCAGTTGAAGAGGCATCCGAAATGGCAAACGTGGATATCGCAGATGTCATAGTGGGTATAGCCGGTCAGCATATCCAAAGCAAGATCCAAAGTGGCAGTATCATGCGCCAGCCTACGGATGATGAGATCACCATTGAAGATGTAAGGAGACTTTCCAGCGAAATGGAAAACATTCTTATTCCTCCGGGCAATACCATCATTCACGTAATGCCGCAGGATTATACCGTGGATTATGAAGGGGGGATCAAAGATCCTGTAGGGATGTCCGGCACTCGTCTGGAAGCTGATTTCCATATCATCACAGCCCAGACTACCGCTATCAACAATATCAACAGATGTGTACGCCGTGCAGAATTACTATCCAAGCAGTTAATTCTTGAGCCATTGGCAAGTTCACTTTCTGTATTGAGCGATGATGAGAAAGAAGCGGGCGTTTGTTTGATAGATATAGGGGGCGGAACCACAGACATCGCCATCTTCTATGAGAATATTATCCGTCATACCGCCGTGATTCCTTTGGGTGGAAACATCATCACCAAAGACATCAAAGAAGGCTGCATGGTGATGCAGAATCAGGCTGAACTACTGAAGACCAAGTTTGGCAAAGCCATCACAGAAGAAGCAAATCCCAATGAAATCGTATCAATACCCGGTCTGAGAAATAGAGCTCCCAAGGAAATTTCTATCCGAAACCTAGCTTCAATTATTCAGGCAAGAATGGAAGAGATTATTGAGATCGTGCAGAATGAAATTATGCAAAGCGGACATTACAAAAAACTGGCCGGTGGAATAGTGTTGACAGGGGGGGGCTCACAATTACAGTTTATCAGTCAGCTATTTGAATACATGACGGGACTTGATACGAGAATTGGCTATCCGAATGAGCATTTGGGTAAGTCAGTAATTGAGGAGGTGAAGAGCCCAATGTACGCTACTTCTGTAGGTCTTGTACTTGCAGGTTTCAAAGCACTTGACGACAGAGATCAAGGTTATGCCAACAGAACGGCAAACGGAAGAACCATTAAAAGACAAAAACCAATGGACATCAGTCCAAAAGATATTTTCGATAAAATAGCCGGAAGACTGAAAGGAATTCTCAGTGATGATATCGGCGACGATATTAACTACTAGGGCTTATGATTGGGGGAGATTGTTGGCTTTGCTGCCAATTTCCCTTTTTAAAAAAACACTAGTGCAACCATAGAAAATTCACCAATAAATATAAATATGTCAGATAACATGAAAGATTACAGATTTGATTTACAGAAAAACCCCAAGTCGATTATTAAAGTAATCGGTGTAGGGGGAGGCGGCTCCAATGCCGTGAACCACATGTTTGGGTTAGGGATTAAGGATGTGGAGTTTGTGGTAGTCAATACAGATGCCCAAGCGCTTAAATCTAGCCCGGTTCCGCTTAGATTGCAGCTTGGTGCCAATTTGACCGAAGGTCTAGGTGCCGGTGCCAATCCTGAGCAAGGAAGGAATGCAGCCATAGAATCAGAGGATGAGATCCGTGAGCTATTGGCTGATAATACGAAAATGGTATTTATCACTGCCGGAATGGGTGGAGGTACCGGTACAGGTGCAGCTCCCGTAGTTGCTAGAATTGCGAAAGAACTTAATATCCTGACAGTGGGTATTGTGACCGCGCCATTCATGTTCGAAGGAAGAAAGAAAATGAATGTTGCCCAGGCCGGTATTGAAGCATTACGGGAAAATTGCGATACTGTACTGGTGATTTTGAATGACAAGCTAAGAGAGATCTATGGCAATCTTGCTATAAGAACTGCCTTCAGCAAAGCAGATGATATTCTATCTACTGCTGCCAGATCTATCGCTGAGATCATCACTGTTCATCAGGATGTCAACGTGGATTTTGAAGATGTGAAGACGGTAATGAAAGATGCAGGTGCAGCTGTGATGGGTTCTTCCACTGAGGAAGGCGAGGGACGTGCGATCCGTGCTGCAGGTGCTGCCATCTCTTCTCCCTTGCTAAACAATGTGGACATCAAAGGAGCTGAGAAGATCTTGCTTTCTATCATGTCCGGAGAAGACGAGGAATTGTCTATGGACGAATTGAGCGAAATCACTGAATATATCCAAGAAAAAGCGGGTGA contains:
- a CDS encoding cell division protein FtsQ/DivIB, with the protein product MKKANIKKILAFVVLTVIVVGFIGFVEKQTLYKTFQGTEIDIEGVSGVYFVEDAEITKILIQAFPDLKPGVMLSEVPMKAIESRLLGHPFVKSVEAMIGQKGILNLKISQHQPIARIAQPMGADGYITTEGKVIPTSTSYTSRVLILEGDYAEMLMDKGDINADMPELMDLIEFIITDEFWNAQITEIEVNSKDNIRLFQQVGRQVIEFGDAHDIANKFDRIAVFYKEILPRKGWNAYDRVSVRFKDQIVCE
- the ftsA gene encoding cell division protein FtsA gives rise to the protein MENKELIVGLDIGTTKICVIVGRKNEYGKLEVLGMGKAVSDGVDRGVVTNIDKTVHAIEKAVEEASEMANVDIADVIVGIAGQHIQSKIQSGSIMRQPTDDEITIEDVRRLSSEMENILIPPGNTIIHVMPQDYTVDYEGGIKDPVGMSGTRLEADFHIITAQTTAINNINRCVRRAELLSKQLILEPLASSLSVLSDDEKEAGVCLIDIGGGTTDIAIFYENIIRHTAVIPLGGNIITKDIKEGCMVMQNQAELLKTKFGKAITEEANPNEIVSIPGLRNRAPKEISIRNLASIIQARMEEIIEIVQNEIMQSGHYKKLAGGIVLTGGGSQLQFISQLFEYMTGLDTRIGYPNEHLGKSVIEEVKSPMYATSVGLVLAGFKALDDRDQGYANRTANGRTIKRQKPMDISPKDIFDKIAGRLKGILSDDIGDDINY
- the ftsZ gene encoding cell division protein FtsZ, translated to MKDYRFDLQKNPKSIIKVIGVGGGGSNAVNHMFGLGIKDVEFVVVNTDAQALKSSPVPLRLQLGANLTEGLGAGANPEQGRNAAIESEDEIRELLADNTKMVFITAGMGGGTGTGAAPVVARIAKELNILTVGIVTAPFMFEGRKKMNVAQAGIEALRENCDTVLVILNDKLREIYGNLAIRTAFSKADDILSTAARSIAEIITVHQDVNVDFEDVKTVMKDAGAAVMGSSTEEGEGRAIRAAGAAISSPLLNNVDIKGAEKILLSIMSGEDEELSMDELSEITEYIQEKAGDNAEVIFGQGIDAELGKAIRVTVIATGFEMDRLEGTGKKVEAPKAVTIPVPAPSTVQEVEEEKTVINLDSGKSEKVREEPVANGSTFVFSMPKTSTPSPTSAAEVKPTTETPKKESVETPMPSPKKESLFTFMKPKEEVKAEAPKPAQEKIVHDLFEEEEEKKTVEETKKEEPASPAFANDYYEQMKQKAIQRAHERFEKLKGNRAFNPTPEELKEKMEVPAYQRKNVVLNEPQHSSEPSISKYNLSDDNEILGNNRFLHDNVD